The genomic region TCTAACCTAAACCTTATAATCTAAACCATAAAATCTAAAGCATacaccctaaaatataaaccctacacCTTAAACCGTAAACTCTTCTAAATCTTTtgatttaaaaactaaatctaaaccctaaccctaaaccctaagcccctaaaatctaaaccctaaaccctaaacctaaacccataactaaaaacctaaactctaaaccctaaaatatataccctaaaccctaaatctaaaccccaaaccctaacctaaaccctacaccataaatctaaaccctaaaatttaaaccttaaatctaaaccctaaacctaaactctaaaccctaaaaactctaaacccaaCTGTTTTCTTTGGAGAGAAACCACTATTGAACATCCTCAAAAGTAATGAAGTTGTAAATATCTTTGAGAATAGTAAACTGGTGATACCTTTTGACTATACTTTTTTTCAACAAACTAATTTTAACTTCATGGTCCACAAGTTTGAATTCATCTTTGTCCAGTATCACATCAAAGTTGTGTAATTTCAACGAAACTACATTCTTTGAAGGTATGATTAAAAAAAACCCATTATATTTTTGTAAACTGTAGCCCTTAGTTTATTTCCTTGTAAGATCAAAAGTAAAAGTATTAGGAGATTTATATGTAAACTTAAATACAATTTGTTTAAATATACAGATTTAAAATAACACCATAAATAATTATAGCAAAAATACATCATAATATATATAGATTAGAGATTTAGTTAGTAAAACTAATGTACATATTACAGATCACGTATGATAATTTGGATatgcctaacctaaaccctaaaccgtataatctaaaccataaaatctaaaccttacaaccctaaaatataaaccctacacCTTAAACCATAAACTCTTCTAAATGctttgttttaaaaactaaatctaaaccctaagccctagaatctaaaccctaaaccctaacctaaaccctaaatctaaacccaaaaccctaaatctaaacctaaatctaaaccctaaactataaccTACACCCTAAATAAACCCTAAGAGAAACCACTCTTGAACATCCTTAAAAGTAACGAAGTTGTATATATCTTTAAGAATAGTAAATCAGTGATACCTTTTGAGTGTAGTTTTTTTTCAACAAACTGATTTTAACTTCATGGTCCACAAGTTTGAATTTGTTTATGTCCAGTATCACATAAAAGTTGGTAATTTCAATAAAACTACATTCTTTGAAGGTATGAATAAAAATAacccattatttaattataaattgtagcccttattttattttatttccttGTAAGATCAAAAGTAAAAGTACATCATGAGATTTATATAAACTTAAATACATTTTGTTTAAATATACAGATTTAAAATAACACCATAAATAATAATAGCAAGGCGAAACAACATTAGAAATCAAACATAAtacaacaaaaattacaaatttaaAACATGTACATAAGTTAATCAACTAACAGATATTTAACAAAGTAACATGAATAAGAAAGGGTACGTGTAAAGGAGTCATCAGAGTGCTGACCGAACCAATCAAAGAGGGCGAAACAGATTTGGAGACAACCTCTGAATAATCACCATGAAGCACCTGACCCAAACGTCAACAGTCTCTTAAATAGTCATGCCTTGCAAGTTGCCTTTGTGATACGACCCTAGATACAAACGGTTCAGCAACACCGACACTCAATGGTGAGGTAGAACATTCACCAACAACGCCCTTTTTACTTCTTTTCTTACTACCCATTATGATTATTAAAGACAACAATATTGAACACTAACTGGTCTAAAAAAAGAGACCACAAATGAATTAAGAAAGACAAAACCCACAAACACTCGCAACCATTAGACAAAACGGAGCACAAAACAAGGAACGAAAGTACTATTtaatttaatgataatgaaaatagttCCGAGTATAAATATTGCAGCAAACAAGCAAATGGTAATTCGGGTGGGTTAATTTTGATATGGGATCCTAACCTTTTTGTTACTAACCATATTGTTGAGCGTGAAACCTTTATTGCGATAAAAGGTAAGTGGAAAAATGCAGGTGATGAGTTGACCCTTATAAACGTATATGGACCTCACAATGACGAGGGCAAAAAACAAATGTGGAAGGATCTCAAAGAGGTTATGGAATATGATAGTGCTATGTGGTGTATTTTTGGTGACTTTAATGAAGTGAGATTCGCATCAGAAAGGAAAAACTCATTGTTCATAGAAAATCGAGCTAAATGGTTTAATGAATTCATAAAAGATTGCAATTTACTTGATGTTCCCCTCGGTGGTCGTATGTATACCCGGATTAGCGATAACGGCCATAAATTCAGTAAACTAGATAGGTTCCTCATTTCGGAAAATATGCTTGAACAATGGCCTAATTTAAATGCGATGGTTCTTGATAAAAAACATACAGATCATTGCCCGATTGTTCTAAGTGAAGGTAACATTGATTTTGGCCCAAAACCGATCAAAGTCTTTGATGAATGGTTAAAACAAAAAGAGGCACCGGAGATTGTCAAAAGAGCTTGGAACATAGAGGTCAAGGGATGGAAACCGGATGTTATCTTTAGAGAAAAATTGAAAAATACGAAAATGGAACTTAAAAAGTGGTTTTCAACCTCTCATCGTAAATTAAAAGGTGAAATTGAAGAACTTACAAAGATGGTAAATGATTGGGAAATCAAGGCGGAATCGTTAGATTTAAGTGAAGAAGAATTAGCCAAGTGGAACGACGATCGAGATAAGTTACTACAAAAGGAAAGAAATCAAAGTGAAATGTTAAAACAAAAAGCAAGGTATAAATGGGCTTTAGAGGGGGATGAGAATAGTAAGTTTTTCCACTCATGTATTCGAAAAAGACAACACAAAAACAACATACATGGAGTTAATGTTAATGGAATTTGGACTTCGGATCCTGAAAAAATCAAAACCGAAGCACACAATTTCTTCTCAAATCTTTTTGCAAATAATCAAAACGAGAAATTTGAACTCGACTATTGGGGTGGCTCAAAAATCGACTCTACCGCGGCAGCCATGTTAGAAGAGGAAATTTCCGAGAGTGAAACTCTAGAAGCGATCAAAAGTTGTGGAAAAAATAAAGCGCCGGGTCCCGATGGTTTCAATCTTTCCTTCTTCATCAAATTTTGGGACATTATAAAAAATGATCTTATGAAGGCAATAGTCTGGTTTTGGCAAAGTGAGTCGATCTCAAACGGGTGCAATGCCTCTTTCATCACGCTTATTCCTAAGGTAAAAGACCCCCCTCAACTTTTCTAATTTTCGTCCTATAAGCCTAATAAATAGTTATTATAAAATTATATCGAAAATAATGGCTAATAGAATTAGAAAAGTAATCCCAAATTTAATAGGTGACGAACAAAGTGCTTTTATTAGTAATAGAAATATTCTAGATGGCATCTTAGTGGCTCTGAAAACGGTTGATGATTTAAAAGCAAAAAAACAAAAAAGCTTCATTTTCAAAGTGGATTTCGAGAAAGCATTTGATTGTGTTAATTGGGATTTCTTGTCAAAAATCATGAACTTTATGGGATTTGGTAAAAAATGGATAAAGTTGATCAACGCTTGCCTAAACTCAACGTCTATCTCGGTTTTAATTAACGGTTCTCCAACCGATCAATTTTTTCCGAAGAGAGGCGTTAGACAAGGGGACCCCCTTTCCCCCTTTCTTTTTATTATTGCTAGTGAGGGCCTCAATTATCTTCTAAACAAAGCCTTACGGGAAAATTTGGTAAATGGGGTAAAAGTGGGAAACAACAATGTCACGGTGTCGCACTTGCAATATGCGGACGATACCATCATCTTCGGTAATTGGAATAAAAGAGAAGTTCGTAACACCCTTAAGATTTTAAAATGTTTTGAGAACTTATCCGGGTTAAAAATTAATTTAAACAAAAGTTGCGTCTATGGCATTAACACAACAAATATTGAGCAAAAAAACCTTGCATCTTGGTTCGGTTGCCTAGAAGGTAGCTTCCCGTTTACCTATCTAGGTCTACCTATCGGGGCAAATCTCAAGCTTTATAAAAATTGGTCGCCCATTTTCGATAAATTTAAAAATCGTCTTGCGGATTGGAAAAGTAAAACCATTTCCTTCGGGGGTAGACTCACTTTAATTAAAGCGGTCCTCACTAGTCTACCCCTATATTTTTTCTCTCTTTTCAAAGCCCCGGAAGGGGTGCTAAATGATCTCGAGGGAATTAGAAGGGATTTTTTTTGGGGTGGGTCATGTGAGCAAAGAAAGATGGCATGGGTTAGTTGGAACCAAATCCTATTGTCTTATGAGCTAGGTGGTTTAAATGTCGGTTCCTTAAAACACAAAAATTTGTCCTTACTTGCTAAATGGTGGTGGAAATTCCTAACCAACAAAGGATCACTTTGGGTAAATGTGATAAAAAGCATATATGGATGTAATGGCGGGCTTGATTGCATATCTTCTAATGTGCCTAATCTTAAAAAATTCACGGGAAGAACGtggtttaatattat from Rutidosis leptorrhynchoides isolate AG116_Rl617_1_P2 chromosome 9, CSIRO_AGI_Rlap_v1, whole genome shotgun sequence harbors:
- the LOC139868257 gene encoding uncharacterized protein encodes the protein MANRIRKVIPNLIGDEQSAFISNRNILDGILVALKTVDDLKAKKQKSFIFKVDFEKAFDCVNWDFLSKIMNFMGFGKKWIKLINACLNSTSISVLINGSPTDQFFPKRGVRQGDPLSPFLFIIASEGLNYLLNKALRENLVNGVKVGNNNVTVSHLQYADDTIIFGNWNKREVRNTLKILKCFENLSGLKINLNKSCVYGINTTNIEQKNLASWFGCLEGSFPFTYLGLPIGANLKLYKNWSPIFDKFKNRLADWKSKTISFGGRLTLIKAVLTSLPLYFFSLFKAPEGVLNDLEGIRRDFFWGGSCEQRKMAWVSWNQILLSYELGGLNVGSLKHKNLSLLAKWWWKFLTNKGSLWVNVIKSIYGCNGGLDCISSNVPNLKKFTGRTWFNIINIKHTLTKLGCDISNQFVKCVGSGLETKFWTEKWIGEAELMSSFPRLYRLEAQKSASIANRVEWRDGQTHFMWDWTAMPRWRVAAELQQLESLVAAYNHSNSNDDKWKWVPNSNGFFSTRLMLLHLENHLNSPSGFDPTIRNKLIPQKIEILIWRAIQNKLPVRTELDRRGIDLHSTRCPVCDDAIESLNHTLILCKSSFSIWERIFKWWNLDMVIFSDTRELASGSNTKVKTSTGYQIWQAVVWTTTYFIWKNRNDHVFNKSRSCIAKIVSEIQSKSFEWISSRLSNGNLDWLNWLTIPLIYDVNLPRKEGIG